One genomic region from Sciurus carolinensis chromosome 2, mSciCar1.2, whole genome shotgun sequence encodes:
- the Nudt14 gene encoding uridine diphosphate glucose pyrophosphatase NUDT14 isoform X2 — translation MERIEEVAVGRCASSPYLRPLTLYYRQNGVRKSWDFMKTHDSVTILLFNSSQKSLVLVKQFRPAVYAGEMERCFPGSLAAVDQDRPRELQPALPGSAGVMVELCAGLLDQPGLSLEEVVCKEAWEECGYRLAPSDLHRVTTYRLQAGCQPVWRRLRYGSSQPTVVAEFSSSWPQDRPCFFDGC, via the exons ATGGAGCGCATCGAGGAGGTGGCCGTGGGCCGCTGCGCCAGCTCGCCCTACCTGCGGCCGCTCACGCTGTACTACCGCCAG AATGGTGTCCGGAAGTCGTGGGACTTCATGAAGACCCATGACAG CGTGACCATTCTCCTATTCAACTCTTCTCAGAAGAGCCTGGTGTTGGTGAAGCAGTTCCGGCCAG CTGTGTATGCAGGTGAGATGGAGCGCTGTTTCCCAGGGTCTCTGGCTGCTGTGGACCAGGACCGGCCCCGGGAGCTGCAGCCAGCACTGCCTGGCTCCGCAGGGGTGATGGTGGAGCTGTGTGCCGGCCTCCTGGACCAGCCCGGGCTCTCGCTGGAGGAAGTGGTGTGTAAGGAGGCATGGGAGGAGTGTGGCTATCGCCTGGCGCCCTCTGATCTGCACCGGGTAACCACGTACAG GCTGCAGGCAGGGTGTCAGCCGGTCTGGAGACGCCTCAGGTACGGGTCTTCCCAGCCCACGGTTGTGGCGGAATTCAGCTCCTCGTGGCCACAGGACAGGCCATGTTTCTTTGATGGCTGTTGA
- the Nudt14 gene encoding uridine diphosphate glucose pyrophosphatase NUDT14 isoform X1: MERIEEVAVGRCASSPYLRPLTLYYRQNGVRKSWDFMKTHDSVTILLFNSSQKSLVLVKQFRPAVYAGEMERCFPGSLAAVDQDRPRELQPALPGSAGVMVELCAGLLDQPGLSLEEVVCKEAWEECGYRLAPSDLHRVTTYRSGVGLTGSSQTMFYAEVTDAQRGGPGGGLAEEGELIEVVHLPLDSAQAFVDNVDIPKTLGVVFGISWFLSQVAPRLGLQ, encoded by the exons ATGGAGCGCATCGAGGAGGTGGCCGTGGGCCGCTGCGCCAGCTCGCCCTACCTGCGGCCGCTCACGCTGTACTACCGCCAG AATGGTGTCCGGAAGTCGTGGGACTTCATGAAGACCCATGACAG CGTGACCATTCTCCTATTCAACTCTTCTCAGAAGAGCCTGGTGTTGGTGAAGCAGTTCCGGCCAG CTGTGTATGCAGGTGAGATGGAGCGCTGTTTCCCAGGGTCTCTGGCTGCTGTGGACCAGGACCGGCCCCGGGAGCTGCAGCCAGCACTGCCTGGCTCCGCAGGGGTGATGGTGGAGCTGTGTGCCGGCCTCCTGGACCAGCCCGGGCTCTCGCTGGAGGAAGTGGTGTGTAAGGAGGCATGGGAGGAGTGTGGCTATCGCCTGGCGCCCTCTGATCTGCACCGGGTAACCACGTACAG GTCCGGAGTAGGGCTGACTGGCTCTAGCCAGACCATGTTCTACGCGGAGGTGACAGATGCCCAGCGAGGCGGGCCAGGAGGGGGCCTGGCGGAGGAGGGTGAGCTCATTGAGGTTGTGCACCTGCCTCTGGACAGCGCCCAGGCCTTCGTGGACAACGTGGACATTCCCAAGACCCTTGGTGTTGTCTTTGGCATCTCTTGGTTCCTCAGCCAGGTGGCTCCCCGCCTAGGTCTCCAGTGA